In the genome of Candoia aspera isolate rCanAsp1 chromosome 1, rCanAsp1.hap2, whole genome shotgun sequence, one region contains:
- the LRRC10B gene encoding leucine-rich repeat-containing protein 10B: MRMGSGGSSGKEERLPSVAEEQLSGGDQMLELSGRHLRKLPIPVCALSTLQKLYISGTGITELPEEIGGLQELRILALDFNKLEEVPETLCRLPHLTRLYLGSNRLFGLPAEFCQLKTLRCLWIESNYLYHFPQVLLQMPELQSLQMGDNRLKTLPNGLPRMRGLRGLWLYGNRFEEFPKPLLSMSQLHILDVDRNKLTEFPDLSHLQRLRLFSYDHNPVEAPPSVADTVFVVGEGAQEFMQVREERLQALRQQKAEEQEENESEVLQSNMKNDSTVLNEEEGGFSALDCSPEET; the protein is encoded by the coding sequence ATGAGGATGGGCAGTGGTGGTTCCTCAGGGAAGGAGGAGCGGCTGCCGTCTGTGGCTGAAGAGCAGCTGAGTGGTGGGGATCAGATGCTGGAGCTCTCTGGGCGCCACTTGAGAAAGCTACCGATACCAGTGTGTGCCCTGAGCACCCTGCAGAAGCTCTACATCAGTGGCACGGGAATAACAGAGCTGCCTGAAGAGATTGGGGGGCTACAGGAGCTGCGCATCCTGGCCCTGGACTTTAACAAGCTGGAGGAAGTGCCTGAAACCTTGTGCCGCCTTCCCCACTTGACTCGGCTCTATTTGGGCAGCAACCGCCTCTTTGGCCTTCCTGCAGAATTCTGTCAGCTCAAGACTCTTCGTTGCTTGTGGATCGAGAGCAATTATTTGTACCACTTTCCCCAGGTTCTGCTCCAGATGCCTGAACTACAGTCCCTGCAAATGGGAGACAACCGTCTCAAAACCTTACCAAATGGCCTGCCACGCATGAGGGGTCTTCGAGGACTCTGGTTGTATGGAAATCGCTTTGAGGAGTTCCCAAAACCTTTGCTTAGCATGAGTCAGCTTCACATTCTCGATGTTGACCGTAACAAGCTTACTGAATTCCCTGACCTGAGTCACCTGCAGAGGCTTCGACTTTTCTCCTATGACCACAATCCAGTTGAAGCACCGCCCAGCGTGGCTGACACTGTCTTTGTAGTGGGTGAGGGAGCACAGGAATTCATGCAGGTTAGGGAGGAACGTCTCCAGGCTCTTCGACAGCAGAAAGCAGAAGAGCAGGAGGAGAATGAATCTGAAGTTCTACAATCCAATATGAAAAATGATTCCACTGTACTGAATGAAGAGGAGGGTGGTTTTTCTGCTCTGGATTGCTCTCCTGAGGAGACATGA